From a region of the Armatimonas rosea genome:
- a CDS encoding DUF3472 domain-containing protein, whose protein sequence is MKQESTLRVPAFTAYEEQGVTVWYGELKQAGSLTLDLEGRQGELFVEKVPAEGIRMPRGAGKRFVGAKETVTVTTGYWRFTVRGKAEALLLSGPAAKDAHFNLKERKNAASVHLSYALDKEIKAEWFYNEVTVRTEPLHSYYMACGFKRGYFGIQVNSPTERRIIFSIWDSGNEGVDRSKVADEDQVKLLAKGDGVVASGFGNEGTGGHSHLVYPWKKDTTYKFLVHAQPEYVGIRQLTVYSGYFWFPEKRSWGLIARFRAPKDGSYLSGLYSFNENFWGDNGQLLRLAEFGPSWVRTSDGKWQELAAASFSCDATGRAKDRLDFAAGVAKSGRWYLSNGGFVKNGIAYKDPLPPRTLHGMPPETLPA, encoded by the coding sequence ATGAAACAAGAATCCACCCTACGTGTCCCCGCCTTCACCGCCTACGAAGAGCAAGGGGTCACGGTCTGGTACGGCGAGCTCAAGCAAGCCGGCTCCCTCACCCTCGACCTGGAAGGCAGGCAAGGCGAGCTGTTTGTCGAAAAAGTGCCCGCAGAGGGTATCCGCATGCCCCGTGGTGCCGGCAAGCGCTTTGTCGGTGCCAAAGAGACGGTCACCGTCACGACTGGCTACTGGCGCTTCACGGTACGCGGAAAAGCCGAGGCGCTGCTACTCTCGGGTCCGGCCGCCAAAGACGCGCACTTTAACCTCAAGGAACGCAAGAATGCGGCCTCGGTGCACCTAAGCTACGCGCTCGATAAAGAGATTAAGGCGGAGTGGTTCTACAACGAAGTCACCGTCCGCACCGAGCCACTGCACTCGTACTACATGGCCTGCGGGTTTAAGCGCGGCTACTTTGGGATTCAGGTCAACAGCCCCACCGAGCGGCGGATCATCTTCTCGATCTGGGACAGCGGCAACGAGGGCGTGGACCGCAGTAAAGTCGCCGACGAAGACCAAGTGAAGCTCCTAGCCAAGGGCGACGGTGTCGTGGCGAGTGGCTTTGGCAACGAGGGGACGGGCGGGCACAGCCACCTGGTCTACCCATGGAAAAAGGACACGACCTATAAGTTTCTCGTCCACGCCCAGCCCGAGTATGTCGGCATCCGTCAACTGACCGTCTACTCAGGCTACTTCTGGTTCCCCGAGAAGCGTAGCTGGGGCCTGATCGCCCGCTTCCGTGCGCCCAAAGACGGCAGCTACCTCTCGGGCTTGTACTCGTTCAACGAGAACTTCTGGGGCGATAACGGGCAGCTTCTTCGTCTGGCGGAGTTCGGCCCAAGCTGGGTGCGCACCAGCGACGGCAAGTGGCAAGAGCTAGCAGCAGCCAGCTTTAGCTGCGATGCAACGGGTCGCGCCAAGGACCGCCTCGACTTTGCCGCAGGGGTCGCCAAGAGCGGGCGCTGGTATCTTTCCAACGGCGGCTTTGTCAAGAACGGGATCGCCTACAAAGACCCACTCCCGCCCCGGACGCTCCACGGCATGCCCCCCGAGACCCTACCCGCGTAG
- the hisF gene encoding imidazole glycerol phosphate synthase subunit HisF → MLTRRIIPCLDIKEGRVVKGVNFLGLRDAGDPVELAARYDAQGADELVFLDITASSDKRSLIFELASRVAEQVFIPFTVGGGITCVDDVRRMVATGADKVSINSAALKNPDLIREASERFGSQCIVVAIDPKKTGNTKSGWEVHSHGGRTPTGIDALEWAEKVAKLGAGEILLTSMDADGMKTGYDLPLTRAVSELVPIPVIASGGAGTPQHLVDAVTEGRADAVLLASMLHYGEYTVGQLKDYLAENGVAVRKL, encoded by the coding sequence ATGCTAACCCGCCGGATTATTCCCTGTCTCGATATCAAAGAGGGCCGCGTCGTCAAGGGCGTCAACTTCCTGGGCCTGCGCGATGCGGGCGACCCGGTGGAGCTTGCCGCGCGCTACGATGCCCAGGGCGCCGATGAGCTGGTCTTTCTGGATATCACGGCCTCATCGGACAAGCGCAGCTTAATCTTCGAGCTGGCCAGCCGGGTGGCGGAGCAGGTCTTTATCCCCTTCACGGTCGGCGGCGGGATCACCTGCGTGGACGATGTCCGGCGCATGGTGGCCACGGGTGCCGATAAGGTCTCGATCAACTCCGCCGCGCTCAAGAACCCCGACCTGATCCGTGAGGCTAGCGAGCGCTTCGGGAGCCAGTGCATCGTGGTTGCCATTGACCCAAAGAAAACGGGCAACACAAAATCGGGCTGGGAGGTGCACTCGCACGGCGGGCGGACGCCCACAGGAATCGACGCGCTGGAGTGGGCGGAAAAAGTCGCAAAGCTCGGGGCGGGCGAGATTCTCCTCACCTCGATGGACGCTGACGGCATGAAGACCGGCTACGACCTGCCGCTCACCCGCGCGGTCTCCGAGCTTGTGCCCATTCCCGTGATCGCCTCCGGCGGAGCGGGGACCCCGCAGCACCTAGTCGATGCCGTCACCGAGGGCCGCGCCGATGCAGTGCTCCTCGCCTCCATGCTCCACTACGGCGAGTACACGGTCGGGCAGCTCAAAGACTATTTGGCAGAAAATGGCGTCGCGGTGCGGAAGCTGTAA
- a CDS encoding HNH endonuclease signature motif containing protein — MTVDHYQPLSAQGTDDLENLVYACFRCNLYKGDFWGGNHPESQARVLHPRQDRLEIHFTLDSFSGLLVAITSLGGFHIALQHLNREALVFRRREEVTQLAYQTLLEEMIVRQQELLQLYEERLRFLEENL; from the coding sequence CTGACAGTTGATCACTACCAGCCACTCTCCGCACAAGGCACCGATGATCTAGAAAACCTTGTTTACGCTTGCTTTCGTTGCAACCTCTACAAAGGAGATTTTTGGGGTGGCAACCATCCGGAAAGCCAAGCACGCGTTCTTCATCCTCGGCAAGATCGTTTAGAAATACACTTTACACTTGATAGTTTTAGTGGGTTATTGGTAGCTATTACATCTCTTGGTGGGTTCCATATTGCGCTTCAACACTTAAATCGCGAGGCGCTCGTATTTCGTCGCCGAGAAGAGGTAACTCAGCTTGCCTACCAAACTCTTCTCGAAGAAATGATCGTTCGGCAGCAGGAGCTGCTTCAACTTTATGAGGAGCGCCTTCGATTCTTGGAGGAAAATCTATGA
- a CDS encoding DUF1559 domain-containing protein, with amino-acid sequence MKMTLKSSRKAGFTLIELLVVIAIIAILAAILFPVFAQAREKARSIACLSNTKQLGLGLLMYAQDYDEETLPAHMSYADSELGYGTSGVYNGNGPGRGSVADWKRFWHYIIQPYLKNYNILVCPSLSAPQGPDWADDAENVRGGKGIGYGINDPMTRWDGSGSSFAAYTRPANTVMFADAGALVPTGQPDSAMWSANAQARTNFRANPDNYKGPNGYGAAPCARFETPLRSSWDGGGDPFMAPVARHSGFCNVVFFDGHAKAIKLSQYWIIPGKTRIGVNKATAVDTKNDFGGPNDIFADDSVRGNDNRGSAW; translated from the coding sequence ATGAAGATGACTTTGAAGTCAAGCCGGAAGGCCGGTTTTACGCTTATCGAACTACTCGTGGTGATCGCGATCATCGCGATCTTGGCAGCAATTCTTTTCCCGGTGTTTGCCCAGGCCCGTGAGAAGGCTCGCTCCATTGCTTGTCTGAGTAACACCAAGCAGCTAGGTCTTGGCCTTCTGATGTACGCGCAGGACTACGACGAAGAGACCCTGCCTGCCCACATGAGCTATGCGGACAGTGAGCTTGGCTACGGCACATCGGGTGTCTACAACGGAAACGGCCCTGGTCGAGGCTCTGTGGCGGACTGGAAGCGCTTCTGGCACTACATCATCCAGCCCTACCTGAAGAACTACAATATCCTGGTCTGTCCTAGCCTCTCCGCTCCTCAGGGGCCGGACTGGGCCGACGATGCAGAGAACGTCCGCGGTGGTAAGGGTATCGGCTACGGTATCAACGACCCGATGACCCGCTGGGATGGCTCGGGTTCTAGCTTTGCAGCCTACACCCGCCCTGCCAACACGGTGATGTTCGCCGATGCAGGTGCGCTGGTGCCCACCGGTCAGCCCGATAGCGCGATGTGGTCTGCCAATGCACAAGCACGTACCAACTTCCGCGCCAACCCGGACAACTACAAGGGCCCGAACGGCTACGGTGCAGCACCCTGCGCTCGCTTTGAGACCCCCCTGCGCTCCAGCTGGGACGGTGGCGGTGATCCCTTCATGGCGCCCGTGGCTCGCCACAGTGGGTTCTGTAACGTGGTCTTCTTCGATGGCCATGCCAAGGCGATCAAGCTCAGCCAGTACTGGATCATCCCTGGCAAGACCCGTATTGGTGTCAACAAAGCCACTGCGGTCGATACCAAGAACGACTTTGGTGGTCCCAACGATATCTTCGCCGATGACAGTGTCCGCGGTAACGATAACCGAGGCTCTGCCTGGTAG
- a CDS encoding PhoPQ-activated protein PqaA family protein encodes MNRRRFTRNFEGGLKGYIARPEPVYKWEKRGEKKLAGGVIYDLWLVSQTWHEHVWEHRLQLFVPAKITSPDFCTLLNTGGGGNVSEELIGMSAANNTGNVFAILYHIPKQPLYGGLTEDALIVYTWQKFLENGDDTWPLHFPMAKAVIKAMDALQAFRPELRRFLITGASKRGWTTWLVGASEDKRVVGIAPMVIDILNVPKQIPHQLEMYGKPSEQVADYTAVGFDKLLLAPRGKDLMKLEDPISYRDQLTLPKLLLLGTNDRYWSQDALNLYWDDLKGSKWVLYLPNSGHGMEDRGRLLTTLSAFARTLAAKKKWPAPRWKWTATKRTAELLVESDAPLTSARIFRCTSATTDFRDSKWTSEEITAAGRQARGRYQAPETGFAACYGELTYELEPGKPFTLATQMQILGR; translated from the coding sequence ATGAACCGACGACGATTTACACGAAATTTCGAGGGGGGACTCAAGGGCTATATCGCCCGCCCCGAGCCTGTCTACAAGTGGGAGAAGCGCGGCGAGAAGAAGCTCGCGGGGGGCGTGATCTACGACCTCTGGCTGGTCTCCCAGACCTGGCACGAGCATGTCTGGGAGCACCGGCTCCAGCTCTTTGTGCCCGCTAAGATTACCTCCCCAGACTTCTGTACCCTGCTCAATACGGGCGGCGGCGGCAATGTGAGCGAGGAGCTGATCGGGATGTCGGCGGCCAATAACACCGGCAATGTCTTTGCGATCCTCTACCACATCCCCAAGCAGCCGCTCTACGGTGGCCTCACGGAAGATGCATTAATTGTCTATACCTGGCAAAAATTCTTAGAGAACGGCGATGACACCTGGCCGCTCCACTTCCCGATGGCCAAGGCGGTGATCAAGGCGATGGACGCGCTCCAGGCGTTTCGCCCCGAGCTGAGGCGCTTCCTGATCACCGGCGCGAGCAAGCGCGGCTGGACCACCTGGCTGGTGGGAGCCAGCGAGGACAAGCGCGTCGTCGGGATCGCTCCCATGGTGATCGATATCCTCAATGTGCCCAAGCAGATCCCGCACCAGCTGGAGATGTACGGCAAGCCCAGCGAGCAGGTGGCCGACTACACGGCTGTCGGGTTTGACAAGCTCCTGCTGGCACCTCGTGGCAAGGATCTGATGAAGCTAGAGGACCCGATCTCCTACCGGGATCAGCTGACCCTGCCCAAGCTCCTCCTGCTGGGCACCAACGACCGCTACTGGTCCCAGGATGCGCTCAATCTCTACTGGGACGATCTCAAGGGGAGCAAGTGGGTGCTCTATCTTCCCAACTCAGGCCACGGCATGGAAGACCGCGGGCGGCTGCTGACTACTCTCTCCGCCTTTGCGCGCACCCTGGCCGCAAAGAAAAAATGGCCCGCTCCCCGCTGGAAGTGGACAGCCACGAAGCGCACCGCGGAGCTCTTGGTTGAGAGCGATGCCCCGCTGACCTCGGCGCGAATCTTCCGCTGCACCTCCGCCACCACCGACTTCCGCGACTCTAAGTGGACATCGGAGGAGATCACGGCCGCGGGGAGGCAGGCCCGGGGGCGCTACCAAGCCCCAGAGACCGGCTTCGCCGCCTGCTACGGGGAGCTGACCTACGAGCTGGAGCCCGGAAAGCCCTTCACCCTGGCAACCCAGATGCAGATCCTGGGGCGCTAG
- a CDS encoding amidohydrolase family protein gives MTDLSAFIAATPLADTHEHLHSEEKFLAESPDVLQDLFDHYTQADLRVAGATPEALKKLTDASDPDLAGRFLGVRAAWEAIQHTGYGQAVRLTAKRVYGLDELVPEALPAAQKIAESFRRPGERLRLLRDIANLSYVQIDDFRWECTPSDDGFFQYDISVVGLVQGNVPEGCTTPDAVREHIGARFAQWAPKAIAIKSQHAYNRTLLWQARTDSEIAPLLGKTEHTESEKLALGDWMFSRCIEEATRHELPIKIHTGYYAGHSYMPIERVPSGLLTGLLRAYPAARFVLMHTSYPYGHEQIALAKHFPNVFLDLCWAWSIDPYATRDFVRHAIHAVPANKLFAFGGDSFWPNVAVSYAFQARTWLTRALQAEVDEALLTEKQAIAVAGRWMGGNQAACFNLPQ, from the coding sequence ATGACCGACCTTAGCGCTTTTATCGCGGCGACGCCGCTGGCGGATACGCATGAGCATCTTCATAGCGAGGAGAAATTTCTCGCCGAGTCGCCGGATGTCTTGCAGGACTTGTTTGACCACTACACCCAGGCCGACCTGCGGGTGGCAGGGGCAACGCCTGAGGCGCTGAAGAAGCTGACGGATGCGAGCGATCCGGACTTGGCAGGGCGCTTTCTAGGCGTTCGCGCAGCCTGGGAGGCGATCCAGCACACCGGCTATGGCCAGGCAGTGCGGCTGACCGCAAAGCGTGTCTATGGCCTTGACGAGCTTGTCCCCGAAGCGCTCCCCGCGGCGCAGAAAATTGCGGAGAGCTTTCGCAGACCGGGCGAGCGGCTACGGCTCTTGCGAGATATTGCGAATCTTTCCTATGTCCAGATAGATGATTTTCGCTGGGAGTGCACGCCCAGCGACGATGGCTTTTTCCAGTACGACATCAGTGTCGTGGGGCTCGTCCAGGGCAACGTACCCGAGGGCTGCACGACTCCTGACGCCGTTCGGGAGCATATCGGCGCTCGCTTCGCGCAGTGGGCACCCAAAGCGATTGCCATCAAGAGCCAGCATGCCTACAATCGCACGCTGCTCTGGCAGGCGCGCACCGACAGCGAGATCGCGCCGCTTTTAGGGAAGACGGAACACACGGAGTCGGAGAAGCTCGCGCTGGGGGACTGGATGTTTTCCCGGTGCATTGAGGAGGCGACTCGCCACGAGCTTCCGATCAAGATCCACACGGGCTACTACGCCGGTCATAGCTACATGCCCATCGAGCGGGTGCCCTCGGGGCTGCTGACCGGCCTGCTACGGGCCTACCCCGCGGCGCGCTTTGTGCTCATGCACACGAGCTATCCCTACGGCCACGAACAAATTGCCCTCGCCAAGCACTTTCCCAATGTTTTCCTGGATCTCTGCTGGGCCTGGAGTATCGACCCGTACGCCACCCGCGACTTTGTGCGCCACGCCATCCACGCGGTTCCGGCGAATAAGCTCTTTGCCTTTGGCGGCGACTCGTTCTGGCCCAATGTGGCGGTAAGCTATGCGTTTCAAGCGCGGACATGGCTCACGCGGGCGCTCCAGGCCGAGGTAGACGAGGCGCTCCTCACGGAGAAGCAGGCGATTGCCGTGGCGGGGCGCTGGATGGGCGGCAACCAGGCGGCGTGTTTTAACCTGCCTCAGTAG
- a CDS encoding tetratricopeptide repeat protein: MGLALGALALTRWMARKPPVPPSSASVDVKQRYWQDRIKKDVSDKEAYLQLGILEERTGFYFSARRHLNAARSLGVPDTLVCGPLGRALMHLAESERALVELEKAVALLPGKWEPVANLAGYHINNNHSKKANEVLLRFWEGVDKKSLTPQELERLSLAFSESGNNKSAFEVAKLLVESAPDRTGGQILAARSALSAGEIPLAKGYAEAALKATPDESAALYFYGLILSKLKDYDGALKVWQKANQLNPSAPDIYEQIGLEYGRRGDFKRAVVALEQLALANPDTNRAIQVMQAYQKLKDTDNANYWEAVAAGLMHDYTHALATAQKVVASSDPVKKRRGQTALAEAYLGLGKKQEYFNTIFEATKQETVDDLVLRARAYEVMDKYPERLACLDKIIKLDPKQEANVRYQRSLILEKIGSRDEAEAELEKALKVEPENPTYAKDLASLYFARSSVGGRLEKATALYEQAVAKLPDQEDIWLALGQCYAAKNLLGKAARCIEHAIDLESGNGPAYLQLGQVYARAGNASGSQEMLKLYQKYVAFEQKRQTLQTRARRADATAAQITEYADLLLNMGATSDALTQYEKAYGLNVKDAQLRNILRLLYRRLGMTQKLESLEGLAP; encoded by the coding sequence TTGGGACTTGCACTCGGCGCGCTTGCTCTTACCCGCTGGATGGCGCGCAAGCCCCCCGTTCCTCCTAGCTCTGCCAGTGTGGATGTTAAGCAGCGCTACTGGCAAGACCGCATCAAGAAAGATGTCTCCGATAAAGAGGCCTACCTACAGCTGGGCATTCTTGAGGAACGGACAGGGTTCTACTTCTCCGCACGGCGGCACCTGAATGCGGCGCGCTCCCTGGGCGTGCCCGATACGCTTGTTTGTGGTCCGCTGGGGCGCGCCCTCATGCACCTGGCTGAGTCCGAGCGTGCGCTCGTCGAGCTAGAGAAGGCCGTGGCGCTCCTGCCCGGAAAGTGGGAGCCGGTCGCCAACCTGGCAGGCTACCACATCAATAACAACCACTCCAAGAAGGCCAACGAGGTCCTGCTGCGCTTCTGGGAGGGGGTCGATAAAAAATCTCTCACTCCACAAGAGCTGGAGCGCTTAAGCCTGGCGTTCTCGGAGTCTGGCAACAATAAGTCCGCGTTCGAGGTCGCCAAGCTGCTAGTCGAGAGTGCTCCCGACCGAACCGGGGGCCAGATCCTGGCGGCGCGTAGTGCGCTCAGTGCGGGAGAGATCCCACTGGCAAAGGGCTATGCGGAGGCAGCGCTCAAGGCAACCCCCGACGAGTCCGCTGCGCTGTACTTCTATGGCCTGATCCTGAGCAAGCTCAAGGACTACGACGGTGCCCTGAAGGTCTGGCAGAAGGCAAACCAGCTCAACCCCAGCGCCCCCGATATCTACGAGCAGATCGGCCTTGAGTATGGCCGTCGTGGCGACTTCAAGCGGGCGGTTGTAGCACTGGAGCAGCTCGCCCTCGCCAACCCGGACACCAACCGGGCCATTCAGGTCATGCAGGCCTACCAGAAGCTCAAAGATACCGACAATGCAAACTACTGGGAAGCAGTCGCCGCCGGCCTGATGCACGACTATACCCACGCTCTGGCGACTGCCCAGAAGGTCGTGGCCTCTTCCGATCCTGTTAAGAAGCGCCGGGGACAGACCGCCCTCGCGGAGGCCTACCTGGGGCTAGGGAAGAAACAAGAGTACTTCAACACGATCTTTGAGGCCACCAAGCAGGAGACAGTCGATGACCTCGTGCTGCGTGCCCGTGCCTACGAGGTGATGGACAAGTACCCGGAGCGCCTGGCCTGCCTCGATAAGATCATCAAGCTCGATCCCAAGCAAGAGGCCAATGTCCGCTACCAGCGCTCCCTGATCCTGGAGAAGATTGGGAGCCGCGATGAGGCCGAGGCCGAGCTGGAGAAGGCGCTTAAGGTCGAGCCGGAGAACCCCACCTACGCCAAGGACCTGGCCAGCCTCTACTTCGCCCGCAGTAGTGTGGGGGGACGCTTAGAGAAAGCGACAGCGCTCTACGAGCAGGCAGTTGCCAAGCTTCCCGACCAAGAGGATATCTGGCTCGCGCTCGGCCAGTGCTACGCCGCTAAGAACCTGCTCGGGAAGGCGGCCCGCTGCATCGAGCACGCTATCGACCTGGAGTCTGGCAATGGTCCCGCCTATCTTCAGCTTGGGCAGGTCTACGCGCGTGCGGGGAATGCCTCAGGGAGCCAGGAGATGCTCAAGCTCTACCAGAAGTATGTCGCCTTTGAGCAAAAGCGCCAGACCCTCCAGACCCGTGCCCGCCGCGCCGATGCCACCGCCGCTCAGATCACGGAGTACGCGGACTTGCTCCTCAACATGGGAGCCACCAGCGATGCCTTGACCCAGTATGAGAAGGCCTACGGGCTCAACGTGAAGGACGCTCAGCTCCGGAATATCCTCCGCCTTCTCTACCGTCGCCTAGGGATGACACAGAAGCTGGAGAGCCTTGAGGGGCTGGCCCCATGA
- a CDS encoding CRTAC1 family protein → MRQVLLLSLLALSLLGCQAGKKSASPEPKALRPITFTDIAKDAGVDFQHVNGGRGRKLMPETVGSGLAFFDYDNDGKLDLLVMNSTTWPGDPNPIKTTPKLYHNLGGGKFEDVTEKLGLAITMYGMGVGVGDYDNDGFEDLYLTAVGPNHLFHNEGGKGFRDVTAESGTVGVPLPGTKLEHKWSSSSAWLDYDNDGKLDLFVCQYVKWSPEVDPYCGKNGIRGYCPPGNFEGARCTLFHNEGSGKFRDVSKETGILDGALGKSFGIAVADYNGDGWLDIAVANDTWANFLFMSEGGKHFTDKGVESGIAFSMSGKAKAGMGIDVADFRNNGKLGLVIGNFAEEGLSLFEPMEGTNSMFEEKGQSRGVVAASLSNVTFATFFFDYNLDGWQDIFATNGHVDDIVNTYKTNLTFKQEPLLFENKGGEKFVDETHNVGINYKIVGRGAAYGDIDNDGDLDIGVVDNNGKFLLLRNEGGNQNHWVRLKLVGTKSNRDAIGALVTVTTGNLKQRRYVRSGGSFLSESERAPTFGLGAATTVDSVEIRWPSGAVEKLGGVAVDTVTTVTEGKGIG, encoded by the coding sequence ATGAGACAGGTCCTCCTGCTCTCTCTTCTCGCCCTCTCTCTCCTTGGCTGCCAGGCGGGCAAGAAGAGTGCCTCGCCCGAACCCAAAGCCCTCAGGCCGATTACCTTCACCGATATCGCCAAGGATGCGGGAGTGGACTTTCAGCATGTTAACGGGGGGCGCGGGCGCAAGCTCATGCCCGAGACGGTCGGCTCCGGGCTGGCGTTTTTTGACTACGACAACGACGGTAAGCTGGACCTGCTGGTCATGAACAGCACGACCTGGCCCGGCGACCCTAACCCCATCAAGACCACCCCGAAGCTCTACCATAACCTCGGTGGGGGCAAGTTTGAGGATGTCACGGAGAAGCTGGGGCTGGCCATAACGATGTACGGCATGGGAGTGGGGGTCGGCGACTACGACAACGATGGTTTTGAGGATCTCTACCTCACTGCGGTCGGGCCCAACCATCTCTTTCACAACGAGGGGGGTAAGGGCTTTCGCGATGTCACCGCGGAGAGCGGGACGGTCGGGGTGCCGCTGCCTGGGACCAAGCTGGAGCACAAGTGGAGCAGCAGTAGCGCCTGGCTGGACTACGACAACGATGGCAAGCTGGACTTGTTTGTCTGTCAGTACGTGAAGTGGTCCCCCGAGGTCGACCCCTACTGTGGCAAGAACGGCATCCGCGGCTACTGTCCTCCGGGGAACTTCGAAGGAGCGCGCTGCACCCTCTTCCACAACGAGGGCAGTGGCAAGTTCCGCGATGTCAGTAAAGAGACCGGGATCTTGGATGGTGCGCTTGGGAAGTCCTTTGGGATCGCCGTGGCCGACTACAACGGCGATGGCTGGCTGGATATCGCGGTCGCCAACGATACCTGGGCGAACTTTCTCTTCATGAGCGAGGGAGGCAAGCACTTCACCGACAAGGGAGTCGAGAGCGGGATCGCCTTCTCCATGAGCGGAAAAGCCAAGGCGGGCATGGGGATCGATGTCGCAGACTTTCGCAACAATGGCAAGCTCGGGCTGGTGATCGGTAACTTCGCGGAGGAGGGCCTCTCGCTCTTTGAGCCCATGGAAGGCACCAACAGTATGTTTGAGGAGAAGGGCCAGAGCCGGGGAGTTGTGGCTGCCAGCCTCTCAAATGTCACCTTTGCCACTTTCTTCTTTGACTACAACCTCGACGGCTGGCAAGATATCTTTGCGACAAATGGGCATGTAGACGACATTGTCAATACCTACAAGACAAACCTAACCTTTAAGCAAGAGCCCTTGCTCTTTGAAAATAAAGGCGGCGAAAAATTTGTGGATGAAACCCACAATGTAGGAATTAACTATAAGATAGTGGGACGTGGTGCTGCCTACGGGGATATCGACAACGATGGCGACCTCGATATTGGGGTAGTCGATAACAATGGGAAGTTTCTTCTCTTGCGTAACGAGGGGGGAAACCAGAACCACTGGGTTCGGCTCAAGCTGGTCGGGACAAAGTCAAACCGTGATGCGATTGGGGCACTGGTGACCGTGACGACAGGGAACTTGAAGCAGCGACGCTATGTGCGCAGTGGGGGGAGCTTTCTCTCCGAGAGCGAGCGTGCCCCAACATTTGGGTTGGGAGCCGCCACGACTGTCGACTCCGTCGAGATCCGCTGGCCCTCCGGGGCTGTGGAGAAGCTGGGGGGCGTGGCAGTGGATACCGTAACAACAGTGACAGAAGGAAAAGGGATTGGATAG
- the hisI gene encoding phosphoribosyl-AMP cyclohydrolase, with the protein MTSFPIETLRFDDNGLIPAIVQDVNNQTVLMLGFMNHDSLLRTVNEGKVCFWSRSRQKFWLKGETSGMFLLVRSIRVNCENNSLLILAEPIGPTCHTGHESCYYREAQESGEWAEIAPVLTDPEALYGKK; encoded by the coding sequence ATGACTAGCTTTCCTATTGAGACGCTTCGCTTCGACGACAACGGGCTGATCCCGGCGATTGTGCAGGATGTCAACAACCAGACCGTCCTGATGCTCGGCTTTATGAACCACGACTCGCTGCTCCGCACGGTCAACGAGGGCAAGGTCTGTTTCTGGAGCCGCTCACGGCAGAAGTTCTGGCTCAAGGGCGAGACCAGCGGGATGTTCCTCCTGGTGCGCTCGATCCGGGTCAACTGCGAGAACAACTCGCTCCTCATCCTCGCCGAGCCCATCGGCCCGACCTGCCACACCGGCCACGAGTCCTGCTACTACCGTGAGGCCCAAGAGAGCGGTGAGTGGGCCGAGATCGCTCCTGTTTTAACCGACCCCGAGGCCCTCTACGGCAAAAAATAG
- a CDS encoding AraC family transcriptional regulator — protein MVELYTPSFFLAMSETQLPLRETQQIGDQTNEFLVTSQQLPLLTEYGLGMVGRSEAREGFRFVRLRPRFAQVLVTLSGCGIVRVGEAWRELKPGMAYLMPAETPSAYHVLAERDWTLLWVHINAGALRFPSPVATMVEQEAQGLQYSIGGLLHEALGYAEPEPLADWIRLTACEVRRLVCGTARNTSRLSPLWAEVQANLAHPWTRDELAGRLGLSGERLRKLCQDSTGMSPMAYVTRLRMQHATALLASGRYSVTQVSLRVGYDNTLAFSTAFKRVMGMPPSSCLPRNL, from the coding sequence ATGGTAGAATTATACACACCGAGCTTTTTTTTAGCCATGAGCGAAACCCAACTCCCCCTTCGTGAAACGCAACAAATCGGCGATCAGACAAATGAGTTTCTGGTCACGTCCCAGCAGCTTCCCCTCTTGACGGAGTACGGATTGGGGATGGTAGGCCGCTCTGAGGCCAGGGAAGGATTCCGGTTCGTGCGCCTGCGTCCTCGCTTTGCCCAGGTACTGGTCACCCTCTCCGGCTGTGGGATCGTGCGGGTGGGAGAGGCCTGGCGAGAGCTCAAGCCGGGGATGGCCTACCTCATGCCCGCAGAGACCCCCTCGGCCTACCATGTGCTTGCAGAGAGGGACTGGACCCTGCTCTGGGTGCACATCAATGCGGGAGCCCTGCGCTTTCCCTCCCCCGTAGCCACTATGGTCGAGCAGGAGGCACAGGGGCTCCAGTATAGCATCGGGGGGCTCCTCCACGAGGCCCTGGGCTACGCCGAGCCCGAGCCGCTTGCCGACTGGATTCGCCTCACGGCCTGCGAGGTACGCCGCCTGGTCTGTGGAACCGCGCGCAACACCAGCCGCCTATCCCCGCTCTGGGCCGAGGTTCAGGCAAATCTGGCGCACCCGTGGACACGCGACGAGCTCGCGGGGCGTCTTGGCCTCAGCGGCGAGCGCCTCCGCAAGCTCTGCCAGGACTCCACCGGAATGAGCCCGATGGCCTATGTCACCCGGCTTCGGATGCAGCACGCCACCGCTCTCCTGGCCTCAGGGCGCTACAGCGTGACACAAGTCTCGCTACGGGTCGGCTACGACAACACACTGGCCTTCTCCACGGCCTTTAAGCGTGTCATGGGCATGCCGCCCTCGTCGTGCCTCCCCCGCAACCTCTAG